The window AAGAAATACTGGATGATTCTAAACGGTTTCATAAGCAATTATTGAAATTGGAGATTTTAAGAAAAGACGATTCCGAAGAAGAAATAGTATTCTTTACCAATATGTTTCATGATGTACTAAGCTTTTTTACACAGCCTTTTAGAGAAGAAACTTTTGATTTTTCAGATCCTGCATTTTTTGAGAAAATAGCAGCTATTGGGGAACGTTATTTTAAAAGTACGAGATCTAATAAAATGAACGCCAATAGAGGTTCTAAGCATTTTATTTATTTGAATAGAACGTTTTTCGGATTGTTTAATTTAATGTTTGATTTAAAAGCGACAAACATTAAGATCAATAACTATCAAAATATATAGTTGGAAACGGTAGTGCGAATAATTTTAAGGCATTTGAAATATTATGCACGCATAGTATTTTGTGTAAATATCGTATATTGTAAAAAAGACCATTTATTTTGTGGTTTATTTTGATAAAATCATTAAATTTTCACATTAAATTTATAGAATTAGCAAGTTTCTTAAAAGAATAGCATTAATACAAGTAATTTATAATGGCAAAAAAAATTGATTTGAAGGATATTGTGCAAGATGCATTCGATACTTCAATCCACCAAATTTCAGGTTCTGATGCAGCATTTCTATATGCCGAATCACCAACAAGTCCGATGCATATTGCAACCTTGAATATTGTGGAAGGTTCTTTAAAGTTTGAAGATTTTAAAGAGATTGTCGCGTCTAAATTACATTTAGTACCAAAGTTTAGACAGCGCTTATTAAGTGTTCCTATGGATTTAGATTATCCGTATTGGGTAGACGATCCAAATTTTGATATCGACTTGCATTTAAATCGTATTAAATTACCAGATCCATCGAATTGGAAAACGTTAAGAGATTTGACATCCACTTTGTTTTCTGCACCTTTAGATTTACGTAGACCATTATGGTCGGTGCATTTTATTGAAGGAATAGATGAAATTGCGCAAGTGCCTAAAGGCTCTGTTGCTATAGTTACAAAAGTACATCACGTAATGATTGATGGTAGTTCTGGAGTTGGTATTATGGGTGTTTTGTATGATAGTGATGCAGATGGCAAGCAAAAAAAACGTTCTAAACCAAAGCCTTTTAATCCAGAGCCATTACCAGACGAACTTAGTTTACTGTTAAAAAGTGGGTATGGGTTTTTAAAAAATCCGTTTAGAATTCCAAGAACAGTTGCAGAAACGGCTTACAGTTTTATTAAAAGTAAAGCCGCCAAGAAACTAAGTATTCAAAGAGAATTTAGTTCCACAAAGTTTCCAGTTCCAATCACCATTTTTAATGGTACTATTTCTGCCAAAAGAACTTGGGGAACAGCCATTTTATCTTTCGAGCGTATCAATGCGCTTCGTAAAACAATGGGTGGAAGTATTAACGATGTTATTCTTGCTATTTGTGCAGGAGCGCTTCGTCGATATTTAGTAGAAAAAGAAAAATTACCATTACACCCATTGGTCGCCAATGTGCCAATTTCTATTCGTACAGAAAATAGCGACCATACTATGAATAATCAAATTGCTAATATGATGATTCAATTAGCAACACATATTGAAGATCCTTTAGAACGTCTAGAATATATTCAAGAACAAACCATGTTAGGGAAGTCAAGGCACAATACTATGGGAGCAAAAACGTTGGCTAAAATGGCAGATGTGGTTCCTTTTGGTTTAGCAAATTTAGCTGCTGGACTATATAGTAAATACAATATTAAAGATTTACATAGGCCTCCTTTTAATGTTACCATTACTAATGTTCCAGGACCAAGAGGTTTATTGTATTTAAACGGACATAAAGTAGTTTCTATTTTTGGTTTAACGCCTGTTTTAGATGGTTTTGGACTAATTATTGCTGCATTTAGTTATAATGGTCAAGTAAGTATTACTACCACATCAGATTCTAAAACAATGCCAGATGCGGATGTGTTTTCTAGATATATTAGAGAATCTGCTAACGAGTTGGAAGAACAAATTAAAAATCTAGGAAAAGATAAATCAGCTAGTAAAACAGTACAACAAGTTAAAAGTAAAAGTGGCCCGTTTTTTACGGCTTTAAAAAAATATGTAAAAGAAAATCCTAAAGAAGTGAAATCGGCAAAGGGTTTATATCACATGCAATTAGATTTAGGAGATAGGACAGATAGCTGGGAACTAGATTTTACAAAAACAGTAGCCGTTATTAAGAAAAAGAAAAATTTAGACCCTAAAGTTTTAATAGAAATTGAAGATGAAAACCTATTTGCTTTGTATAAAGGCAAGTTGCTTTTAGAGGAATTAAAAATTCAAGGGCGAATTAAAATAACAGGAACAGCAGCAAGTAAAACAAAATTTATAAAGTTACTTATAGCATTTCTAGAACGATAATTAATGCATTATAATACACATATATTGAAATCGACAGATGGCGAATCCATTTGTTATTATAAATGGGAAGCAAACCCCAAAGTGCCTTTTAAAGGTCTTGTACAAATTGCACACGGATTAGGAGAACATGCTGGTAGATATGATGATATGGCACATCTTTTACAAGACGAAGGCTATTCGATTTATGCTAATGATCATCGTGCTCACGGTAAAACCGCCGAGATGAAACGCTTGTTTGGCTTTTATGATGGTGACGCGTATTTTGACGATTGTATAGAAGATATGCACGTGTTGTCCAATCTAATGAAAGCCGAAAACCCAAAAGCTAAATTTATATTATTTGGACACAGTATGGGATCCCTTTTTAGTAGAATGTACGTAACTAAATATGGTGAAGAATTAGATGCTTTAATCTTATCTGGAACCGCAAGTTTTATGAAGGGGTTAGGGAATGTCGGACTCGTGGCAGCGTCTACAGTAACCGCTTTTCGCGGAAGAGCAAGAGGAAATGAATTTTTAAAATCGGTCTTTTTTGGCGAATTCAATAAAAAGTTCAAACCCAATAGAACCAAGTTTGATTGGCTAAGTCGCGATGAAAAACAAGTCGATGTTTTTGCTAAAGATCCTTATCGAATAGAAGATTTTTCATTGGGTGTGTTTTTAGATATTATTAAAAACTCGAAAACAATCAATAAATCGGAAGCCTTTAAAGCAACACCAAAAGATTTACCAATTTTGATGTTTTCTGGCGATAAAGATCCCGTTGGTGAAATGGGGAAAGGCGTAAAGCGCGTTGCCAAACAATTTGAGAAAAGTGGAATACATGATTTTACCTTTAATTTATATGAAGGAGGAAGACACGAAATGTTAAAAGAAACGAATGCCGAGGCAGTGAAGCAAGAAGTTATTGCTTGGCTAAATGCACGTATGTAAGAATAAAAAAATGGAAGAAACCCAAATTATATATAAGATTTTCACACGCTTAGCTGTTGCTTTGGGAACGCTAAATGGCTTGAGTCTAAAAGAAGCGAAAAAGCTTACGAATCTACAATTCAAGGAGCATCTTTTTCAAAAAGAAATCAAAGTGCTCATTAGTGCCATTAAAAAAGATGAACACGAAATTATTGAACAATTATTAGAAAAAACTATTTTGGTTTGTGATGAGTTAGGTCCAAATAGAGATTATATAACGCTAATAAAAATATTAAAAAATATAGGCGTTTCTATTTCCGAAGGGCACGATCAAAACGAATACAAATACACCAATTCCATTCTAGATAGATTTCAGAAAAAAATAAAGGCAATCAATAAAAAAATCCCATTGCCGCCATTATTTAATATGATGATGGAAAGTAGGTCGTTAATCGAATGGTCATCCATTTATTGCTTATATCCTTTTATCCCAAAACGTATTAAAGGAAAAGGCAAGCCTGTATTATTAATTCCGCCATATTTAGGGGATGACTTTTCAACTTCCTTTGTAAGGAAATATTTAAAATCTCTGGGGTTTACAACCTACAAATGGGAATTAGGATTTAATATGGTGAAATCCCATTATATTCCTAGGTTAGAAGAAAAACTAGCAGATATTTATCAGGAACACCAAGAAAAAGTAAGTATTGTTGGTTGGAGTGGCGGTGGTATTTTTGCCAAAATCATGGCAAATAGACACCCGAATCAAGTGGAACAAATTTTAACTATTGGCTCTCCCATTTGGGGCGTTATGGATATGAAAACACCGCTTTACGGTTTGCTAGAATTTTTTAGAGGAAAGTCTTTAAAGGAACGTAACGAAAGATTTTTAGCCGAATTAGAACCAATACCAATAGTTCCAGTAACCTGTATTTATACAAAAACCGATGGTCTAGTGCCTTGGAAACATTGTATGGAAGCAGCGACATATAGAAAGAATATTAAAAATATTGAAGTCTTTGGTAGTCATACCGGAATGGGCGCCAATGCAAGTGTTTTACTCGTCACAGCCAATATGCTTAGCGCGAATATACAAGGCAAAAAAATAAGAGATGTTGGCTCTAATATTGAACGTTATTTATATCCTAATTTCTGGAAAAAAGCTATAAAAACGTTCAAAACCAAAAAGCCAATTGTACCAGTAATAAAATAATAAGATATGGATCATATTATTGCCCATCATAAATTTCAAGACGCTTTAAAGCAAATTGCTATAGAGCTAAAGTTAGATCTTGAAGATGTAAAAAAGCAAGGCGCAAACTGTATTAAGGAGTTGTATGCACAACAGCATCCTATTGCAAAATTAATGTCCGTAAAAAGCTTTGATTATATTCTTTCTAGAGCGTATAATGATAAAATTGATGTAGATCCAAAAGGGATAAAAAAGCTGATGAAATTGATGCAGAAAAACTCTGTAGCATTCATTATGACACACAAAACCTATCTCGATACTTTGGTGCTAATTTCAACATTGGCACGTTATGGTATGCCAATTCCATATTCTTTCGGTGGAAGTAATTTGGCATTTCCAGGAATGAAACAATTAGGAAACAATGCAGGACTCATTTTTATTCGTCGCAGTTTTAAAGACGACTTAATTTATAAAGCAGCTTTACGTCATTATATCGCTTCCATTATAGATAAAGGGGATCATTTAACTTGGAATATTGAAGGAACACGATCTAGAACCGGAAAAATTATTTACCCAAAAATGGGAATCTTAAAATATATAAAGGAAGGGGAAGCACAGAGTACAAGAAATATTAAATATGTTCCCGTTTCTATTGTTTATGATCTCATTCCAGATGTCAAACAAATGACAGAGGAAGGAAAAGGGCAAGAAAAAAAGTCGGAAAACATAAAAGAGACTGTCAGTTATATTAAGAAATTAGGAAATGATTATGGTCGTGCAGCAATCCGATTTGGAGACCCTGTAGAAATGGAAGAAGACCAGCAAGCCATCATTCCAGACATGGAAGAAGATAGTTATGCCGATAAAAATACACTACCACGTTTTGCTTTTGAGTTGATTCACAAAACCAACGCGATTACACCAGTAACTACAGTTTCCTTAATTTGCCATGTATTGCTAAATGATTTCGCTTTAACCAAAAAAGAAATCGAATTCAAGGTGAATAGATTGATGGGATACATTGGTCAGAAAAAAGAAGATGTACTTATAGATCGTGGTAAAAAGATTGGAGTTACCATTCAAACCGCACTAAATTTATTAAAGGCAGCTAGAATAATTCAAAAAAGTAGGGCAGGACAAAAGGCACAATATAGTTTGGTTGCTACTGAGTATTTACCAGCGACGTATTATGCAAATATGGCTTCGGGCCATTTATACCACCAAGCTTTTATTGAAATGGCTTTGGTGAAAATAAAAGACGATACATCTGCGAATCGAATCACGAACTTCTGGGAAGAAATTATGGAGCTTCGTAATTTATTTAAGTTTGAATTTTTCTACACCAATAAGCCGAAATTTAGCAGTGAAATTGAAACCGAATTATTCCGATTCGATAAAAACTGGAGAGCCATTTTAGCAAATCCAAAAGGAGATATTTCTGCGTTATTAAAAAAGCAAGATTTATTCGTTTCTAGAGCAATTCTTTTATCGTATTTAGAAGCCGATAAAGTGGTTTGTCATACCTTGAATAGTTGGGATACAGATGATGAATTTACAGATAAAGAATTCATCGAATTGTCTATGTTTAAAGGAAAAGAATTGCATTGGCAATCTAAAATAACACGCTTAGATAGTGTTTCTAAACCCTTTTTAATTAATGCACTTCGTTTTGCTAAGAATGCAAATTTAATTCCGGTAGATAGAACCATAGATTATGATGCTTTAGAAAGCTGGAAAAATCAGTTAGAAGATTTATCTGAAAGATTATTTTACTTAAAGCAAATAGAAAATGTACAAGATGAAAGAGGATTAAAAGAAGAACCACAAGAACAAATTATAGTTCCAGATTCTGGTAGTGATGAAGTACATCAAGAAGAGGAAATCGAAGAAGGAGCGCATATTACAGCGTTTTTTGATATGGATAGAACGCTAATCAATGATTTTTCTGCAAAAAAATTCATGACAACACGTTTGTTTAGTGGAAAAACAACGGCAAAAGAATATCTCACACAGTTTGCTACAGCAGCAGTATTTGCTTTAGGAAATAGAGATTTTGAAGTGCTTACCAAAATCGCTGCACTTGGTGTAAAAGGGATTGCAGAATCTGCATTTACAGAATTAGGAGAACAAGTTTTTACCGATTATCTAGAAGAAACTATTTACCCAGAATCGCGGGAGTTAATAGAGAAACATTTAGAGAAAGGTCATAAAGTCGTTATTATATCTGCTGCTACTACCTATCAAATAGAACCCATAGCGAAAGCCTTAGGGATTAAAGATATTTATGCCACCGAAATGGAATTACGCAACGGTAAGTTTACTGGTCGTGTTTCCGAAATGTGTTGGGGAGAAGGTAAAGCAAGAGCGGCAAGAAAATTTGCGAAAAAGAACAATACCGATTTATCTAAAAGTTATTTTTATACCGATAGCTTTGATGATTATCCATTATTAAAAATTGTAGGAAAACCAGTTGCTACCAATCCTGATCAACGCTTATCACAAATAGCATTCGAAAATAATTGGCCTATCTTAAGATTTGAAGAGCCAGTAGGAAAACCTTTGGTTAATGGGTTTAGAACTGGATTAGCGGCGGCAAGTATTTATCCTTCCGCTTTAAAAGGAATTGTAAAAGGAGCAATGACGATGTCTAGGCAAGAAGCCGCAAATACTACCTTTTCTAGTATTGGCGATTTAGGATCCAAAATGGCAGGATTAGAAATTGCAGTAAAAGGAAAGCATAATTTAGAAGAAATACGTCCCGCAGTTTTTTGTTTTAATCATCAAAGTGCTGCCGATTTCTTTATCGTCATGAAATTGATTCGTCATGATTTTACAGGAATTGCTAAAAAGGAATTAGAAAGAACGCCTTTCGGTCCTATATTTAAAGCGTTAGGTGCTATTTATGTAGATCGTGCTAATAAAGAAAAAGCCATTGAAGCCATGCAACCAGCTGTAGAAGCTTTAAAGAATGGTATTTCTGTTGCTATCGCGCCAGAGGGAACGAGGAGTGGAAGTAAAACCTTAGGAACCTTTAAAAAAGGTGCGTTTCACTTAGCCATGCAAGCTGGAGTACCAATTATTCCAATCGTGATTAAAAATGCATATATGGCCATGCCTAAAGGAACGAGTATGTTTAAACCAACACATATAGAAGTGGTTGTTTTAGATCCTGTTGATACTTCCCTTTGGAAACGAAAAAATATCAATAAGCATATTGAAGAAGTTCGAGATTTGTATATTAATGAATTAGAAAATTAATTTTAAGTTATGAAACTAAACGTAGGGATTTTAGGAGGTGGTTCTTGGGGAACCACAGTAGCATCATTAACTGCAAAAAATAATGATACTATTTTATGGGCAAGAAATGAAAAGACTATTCGAGAAATTAATGAAGAACATAGCAATTCTAAGTATTTACCAGGAGCAAAATTAAATAAGAATTTAAAAGCTTCTACTTCTATTGAAGAAACGGTTAAAAATGCAGATGTGATTGTCATGGGAATTCCTTCGCAGCATTTTAGAGAAGTGTTGCGTGCTGCAAAACCTTTTATTAGACCTTGGGTTCCTATTGTGAGTTTAGCTAAAGGTTTAGAATTGGACACAAAAATGCGCATGACGCAAATTATTGAAGAAGAACTTCCTGGGCATCCAGCTGGAGTTCTTACAGGACCTAACTTAGCGAAAGAAATACATGCTGGGCAAGCAGCGGCAGCAGTAATTGCGATGGTAGATAAAACGATTGCTAAAGAATTACAACAAGTATTTAGCACAGGGTTATTTCGTGTATATACCAATAATGATGTGATAGGTTGCGAACTTGGTGGAGCTCTTAAAAATATTATGGCAATTGCCACAGGAATGGGGGATGGTGCAGATGCAGGGGATAATACAAGAGCTGCGTTAATCACCAGAGGCTTATCTGAATTAACTAGGTTGGGAATTGCCATGGGAGGAAAACGACGCACGTTTGCTGGACTAGCAGGAATGGGAGATTTAGTAGCTACCTGTTCCAGTTCTAAAAGTAGAAACCATCATGTTGGATTTCAAATCGGACAAGGGAAAAGTTTAGATCAAATAATTGAAGAAATGGATGAAGTTGCCGAAGGTGTAAAAACGGCAAAAGTAGTTATGGAATTAGCTAAAGATTATAAGGTCGATATGCCAATATCTAGAGAGGTTTACAAAGTGCTTTACGAAGGGAATACTGTTAATGATGCTTTTAAAGGTTTGCTTAAAATTGAAAGCGGCTCAGAAAAAGAACCAGGATAATAGACTGTTTTTATAGTGTTTTTTTTAAATTCACTTTATGGTATTCTGTAGATTCTCCATTTGTTTCTAATGTCAGATTGCTTTTATCTAGTTTTTTAATTACAGAGGTCCAATTGCCATATCTATAAATGTATTCTAGTTTCAGAGTATCTGCTTCCTTTTTTATATAAATGTGCGAATGTGATTTTTCAACAGGCTTGTATTCTCCAATAGTTTCCGATATTTCCACATTTTCCACATTTCCTCTTCCATTTTCAAACCAATAATGATAAATGCTTTTAGAATCGTCATTTTTAATTTTCCAATACCCAGTAATGGCTTCCTCAATTTCTTTATCAGAAGAGCAGCATTCTAAACTTTGCGCAAAGTTTGAAAATGGGATTAATAGCAAAAAAAATAGAAGATAATTTTTAAATAAAGACATTTAAATAAGAAAATTAATAGCAAACGTATAACAATATACTGTTTTTTAATTAAATGGAATGTGTTTTAGTTGCTAGAAGCTAAATGTTTCCGTATTTTTGCACTCCAATTTTTTTAGACTTTAATAACAATAATTTTTTTGCTTACGCAGAAATAATAAATAAAATAATACATGAGCCCAAAAGGAAAAGAAACATTTGATGTTTTAATAGAGATTCCAAAAGGAAGTAGAAATAAATACGAATATGATTTTGATTTACATAAAATCCGTTTCGACAGAATGTTATTTTCTTCCATGATGTACCCAGGAGATTATGGATTTATTCCAGAAACTTTAGCGCTTGATGGTGATCCATTAGACGTATTAGTAATGGGTACTGAACCAACTTTTCCAATGTGTGTAATGGAAGTAAAGCCAATTGGAGTATTTCACATGGCGGATGAAAAAGGACCAGATGAAAAATTAATATGTGTACCAGTTACAGATCCTATCTGGAATAGTTGCAATGATATTAATGACTTAAATCCACATAGAATAAAAGAAATAACACATTTCTTTCAAGTATATAAAGATTTAGAAAAGAAAAAAGTAGACGTAGGTGGTTGGGGAGATGCAAAAGAAGCTTATGAAATTTTAAATAAATGTGTAGAGCGCTATGAAGATAGTGAACATAAAGCAAAAGGTAACTTTACTATATAAGACCTTTTAGAGTACAAAACGGAAACCCTTTCATTTTAAATGGAAGGGTTTTTTGTTTTAAAATACTGAAATGCAATTAGTTGTAGTTCTTTTTCTCTCTTTATATATAAATAGCCATTGTTTTGCTTGTTGTATTTTAGGAAATCAAATAGTAAAATGATAATTTTTATGTTAAAAAATTGTCATTTTAAAATATTTTTTACTTCTGATTGATTTTATTACTTTAGCAATCGTTAAAAACTAATCAAACTATAAAATAATATGGAATCAATGATGATTTATATGCCAATTGTATTGGCAATTTTAGGATTAATTTACATGGTTGTAAAAAAATCTTGGGTAATGAAACAAGACGCCGGAGATGGTAAAATGAAAGAGATTTCAGATCATATCTACGAAGGAGCACTTGCTTTCTTAAATGCCGAATATCGTTTACTCGCAATCTTTGTTGTTATTGTAAGTGTGTTACTTGCCATTGTATCTTTTGTGGTACCAACAACACACTGGTTAATTGTTATCGCTTTTATTTGTGGTGCTGTGTTTTCTGCATTTGCAGGAAATATAGGGATGAAAATAGCAACCAAAACAAACGTAAGAACTACACAAGCTGCGCGTACTAGTTTACCAAATGCATTAAAAATATCTTTTGGTGGTGGTACTGTTATGGGACTTGGTGTTGCTGGTTTAGCAGTACTAGGTTTAACCTTTTTCTTTATATTTTTCTTTCATTATTTTATGGGAGGAGTTTGGACAAACACCATGGACATGACTATTGTTCTTGAAACGCTAGCTGGTTTCTCTCTTGGAGCAGAATCTATTGCATTATTTGCTCGTGTTGGTGGCGGTATTTATACTAAAGCTGCAGATGTTGGAGCCGATTTAGTTGGTAAAGTAGAAGCTGGGATTCCAGAAGATGATCCAAGAAATCCTGCAACTATTGCAGATAACGTTGGTGATAATGTTGGTGATGTAGCAGGAATGGGAGCCGATTTATTTGGTTCGTATGTGGCAACCGTATTGGCTGCAATGGTATTAGGAAATTATGTGATTAAAGATATGGGTGGAAATATTGCAGATGCCTTTGGAGGTATTGGACCAATATTATTGCCAATGGCAATTGCTGGTGTAGGAATTATTATTTCTATTATTGGTACCATGCTGGTTAAAATTAAAAGTAACGACGCTAAAGAAGCACAAGTAATGAGTGCTTTAAATGTTGGAAACTGGACCTCTATTGTTTTAGTTGCTGCTGCTTGTTTTGGATTAGTAACTTGGATGTTACCAGAAACCATGCAAATGAATTTCTTTGGTGAAGGCTTACAAGAAATTTCTTCTATGCGTGTGTTTTATGCAACCTTAGTAGGTTTAGTAGTTGGAGCAGTTATTTCTTCGGTTACCGAATATTATACCGGATTAGGTAAAAAACCGATCTTAAAAATTGTACAACAATCTAGTACAGGAGCAGGAACCAATATTATTGCTGGTTTAGCAACTGGAATGATTTCTACATTCCCTTCTGTTTTATTATTTGCTGCTGCTATATGGGCATCGTATGCATTTGCAGGGTTTTACGGAGTTTCTTTGGCTGCTTCTGCAATGATGGCTACAACCGCTATGCAATTGGCTATTGATGCTTTCGGACCAATATCCGATAATGCTGGTGGGATTGCAGAAATGAGCGAACAAGAACCAATTGTAAGAGAGCGTACGGATATTTTAGACTCTGTTGGTAACACAACAGCTGCAACAGGAAAAGGTTTCGCAATCGCTTCTGCTGCATTAACTTCCTTAGCACTTTTTGCTGCCTATGTAACCTTTACAGGAATTGACGGAATTAACATTTTTAAAGCACCAGTTTTAGCTATGTTATTTGTTGGTGGAATGGTGCCTGTAGTATTTTCTGCGTTAGCAATGAATGCAGTAGGTAAAGCTGCCATGGAAATGGTAGAAGAAGTGAGACGTCAGTTTAGAGATATTCCTGGAATTATGGAAGGTACTGGGAAACCAGAATACGATAAATGTGTGGCTATTTCTACAAAAGCATCGTTAAAAGAAATGATGCTACCTGGTTTATTAACTATCGGATTTCCTTTAGTTATTGCTTTTGTTCCTATGATTTTTGGAATGAATAATCTGGCTATTGCCGAAATGTTAGGTGGTTATATGGCTGGGGTTACTGTTTCAGGTGTACTTTGGGCAATCTTTCAGAATAACGCTGGAGGTGCTTGGGATAATGCTAAGAAATCTTTTGAAGCTGGAGTAGAGATCAATGGAGAAATGACCTATAAAGGTTCTGATGCGCATAAAGCTGCAGTTACTGGGGATACGGTTGGTGATCCTTTTAAAGATACTTCTGGACCATCAATGAATATCTTAATTAAACTGACTTGTTTAATTGGATTAGTAATTGCTCCAATTTTAGGCGGACATACCGAAGAAGGTATGGCTAAAACAACAGAAATTTATAAAGAAGTAATAGTCGCAGATAATATTGAGATTTTTAAAAAGGCTGCTATTGAAAGAATGGAAAACGGTAACGCTAAAGCTACAGTGAAAATAGTAACGGTTACCAATGGAGTTGAAGAAGTGGTAACACAGGTTTTCGAAGGTTCTATGGAGGAAGTTACCAAGCAAGTAGAAGCTTTAGGTGGCGATATTAAAATAAAATTTTTAGAATAAATAATTACGATTATTTTTGTTTATGAAACCACGCTTTATGCGTGGTTTTTTGTTATTTTGAGGTAATATAATAGGTATGAAATTATTTAAAAGAGACCCGGTTCAAATTATAGCTTTTCAAAGCTACGGAACGGATACGCACTTTTATTTACGTGGAAGAGCTTTGCAAGATGAATCTATAGATCTAGAACAACAGGGTTTTTGTAGTTTGTTAGCCAACAGTTGGAAACGTTTAGAAAGCGACGAAATAAAACATGTAGCCATTAGTATCACCTTACCAAATGGAACTGTTTTAGAAACCACTAGTGATAATCATGGTTATTTTAAAGTAAAAGCTGATGTGGTAGGTTTAAGAGCTATGGCTAATGTCGAAGGTTGGTTGCATTGTGAAGTTGCT is drawn from Lacinutrix sp. WUR7 and contains these coding sequences:
- a CDS encoding inorganic diphosphatase, translating into MSPKGKETFDVLIEIPKGSRNKYEYDFDLHKIRFDRMLFSSMMYPGDYGFIPETLALDGDPLDVLVMGTEPTFPMCVMEVKPIGVFHMADEKGPDEKLICVPVTDPIWNSCNDINDLNPHRIKEITHFFQVYKDLEKKKVDVGGWGDAKEAYEILNKCVERYEDSEHKAKGNFTI
- a CDS encoding sodium-translocating pyrophosphatase, encoding MESMMIYMPIVLAILGLIYMVVKKSWVMKQDAGDGKMKEISDHIYEGALAFLNAEYRLLAIFVVIVSVLLAIVSFVVPTTHWLIVIAFICGAVFSAFAGNIGMKIATKTNVRTTQAARTSLPNALKISFGGGTVMGLGVAGLAVLGLTFFFIFFFHYFMGGVWTNTMDMTIVLETLAGFSLGAESIALFARVGGGIYTKAADVGADLVGKVEAGIPEDDPRNPATIADNVGDNVGDVAGMGADLFGSYVATVLAAMVLGNYVIKDMGGNIADAFGGIGPILLPMAIAGVGIIISIIGTMLVKIKSNDAKEAQVMSALNVGNWTSIVLVAAACFGLVTWMLPETMQMNFFGEGLQEISSMRVFYATLVGLVVGAVISSVTEYYTGLGKKPILKIVQQSSTGAGTNIIAGLATGMISTFPSVLLFAAAIWASYAFAGFYGVSLAASAMMATTAMQLAIDAFGPISDNAGGIAEMSEQEPIVRERTDILDSVGNTTAATGKGFAIASAALTSLALFAAYVTFTGIDGINIFKAPVLAMLFVGGMVPVVFSALAMNAVGKAAMEMVEEVRRQFRDIPGIMEGTGKPEYDKCVAISTKASLKEMMLPGLLTIGFPLVIAFVPMIFGMNNLAIAEMLGGYMAGVTVSGVLWAIFQNNAGGAWDNAKKSFEAGVEINGEMTYKGSDAHKAAVTGDTVGDPFKDTSGPSMNILIKLTCLIGLVIAPILGGHTEEGMAKTTEIYKEVIVADNIEIFKKAAIERMENGNAKATVKIVTVTNGVEEVVTQVFEGSMEEVTKQVEALGGDIKIKFLE